The Streptomyces sp. NBC_01276 genome contains the following window.
CCCAGCGTCGCCACGGCGGCCCCGCCGTAGGAGGTGCCGTAGACGACCAGCACGACGGGAACGAGGAGGCAGCTGAAGGCGGCCCAGCGCACCACGTCACCCGCCGGGTCGTCAGGGGCGCGCCCGGCGGACCGCACGGACGGGTGAAGAACGGAGGGCGCGTGAGGCCCGGCTGCGGAGTGGGGGGACGGGAGGGACTGCGTCGGCGGAGCGGGCTGGACGGGCTGGACGGGGTGAACCGGATGGCCGGGCACGGCGTACTCCCTGCGGGCTCTTCCTGGACGGTCGGACGTCTGTCCAACGCCCCGGTGCGCGGCTCGGTCACTGCGCGCACGGGTGGCGCGCGGGCCTCTCGTCACTGGCTGTAGGGGACAGTCGCCATTGCCAAGGCGCCGTCGCTCCGGCATGCTCCCTGGGACGCTCTCCAAGGGCGGCATGCCCTGTGCAGGACAGGAGTGTCGCCGTACCCTGGTGGGTAAGGGCTTGGGAAGATGCTTCCCGGACAGAGCTCCGTCACCCTGCGTCGTCAAAAACCCGCGTCGTCAAAAACCTGCGTCGTCACACACCTGCGTCGTCGAAATCGCCCCTGTCGCTTCCCCCGAGGACTCTTCACCGAGACACCCATGGCCGGTCACGAATTCTCCGAACCCGCGGACCGCAAGCGCAAACCCCTCGCCGATTCCGTATCGAGCGACCTGCGCGCGGTGGAACAGACCCGACTCCCCTGCGACCCGGCCTTCCGGCACGGCGTGGTGGTGGGCTTCGACGGCTCCATGTCCAGTGAGCGAGCCCTCGCGTACGCGATCGGAATGGCCCGGCGCTCGGGCTCCGGTCTGATCATCGTGCACGTGGCCAACCGCCTCCCCACCACCGTGTGGGCGGGCTGCGAGCCACCCGTCTTCGTGGACGTGCCGGACCACCGCACCGAGGTGCTGGGGCTGGAGCTGGCCTGCGCCGACTACCTGTCCGAGGTGCCGTGGATCCTGGTCGAGCGCGGCGGGGACATCTGCCACGAGCTGGAGGAGGTCGGCCGGGAGTACTCGGCCGACGCCATCGTGGTCGGCTCCACGCACGGGATCGTCGGCCGGATCTTCGGCTCGGTGGCGGGCCGGCTGGCCAAGCGGGCGCAGCGACCCGTCGTTGTCATTCCGTAACCCTCTGTACGTCGGTTGTGCGGTTGTGAACCCCCTTGTAAAGGGTAGATAAATGCTGCTGGGACGCAGCAAACAACTGCAGATCGAAGGGAGCCCGCCGTGGACAACGGTGTCTCTGCGGGAAGCACGGCCTCGACTTCGACCCTGGGGAACATCGCCCTGGGGCTCACCCTTCTCGCGTTCGGTATCGGCCACACGGGCGTCGTCAGCGGCGTGACCGTGGCCGACTCCGTGTCGCTCGCCATGTACGTCGGCGGTCTCGCCCTGTTCGTCCTCGGACTCCTCGAATTCCGGGGCGGCAACGGCTTCAACGGCACGGCGTTCGCGGGCCTCGGCGCCTTCTGGTTCACCTGGGCCGGCGGCGCCGACGGAAAGGTTTCGCCGCACGCGGCCGGCCTGTTCCTCGCCCTGTTCGCCCTGCTCGCGCTGACGCTCACCGTGAGCGCGGCGAGCGGACTGTTCGGCCAGGGCGTCTACGCCCTGCTCACCCTCTCCCTGGTGCTCCTCGCGATAGGCGCCTTCGCCGGCGGCGACGGGCTCGGCAAGGCGGCGGGCTGGGTGGCGGCGCTCTCCGGGCTGCTGGCCTGGTACGGGGCCACCGCCGCGCTGGCGCACTGGCCGACGGCGCTCGGCAAGGCCTCCGGCAGCGGCGCGGTCGCCGCGGGCTGAGCGGCCGGGCACCGTACGCGC
Protein-coding sequences here:
- a CDS encoding universal stress protein → MAGHEFSEPADRKRKPLADSVSSDLRAVEQTRLPCDPAFRHGVVVGFDGSMSSERALAYAIGMARRSGSGLIIVHVANRLPTTVWAGCEPPVFVDVPDHRTEVLGLELACADYLSEVPWILVERGGDICHELEEVGREYSADAIVVGSTHGIVGRIFGSVAGRLAKRAQRPVVVIP
- a CDS encoding GPR1/FUN34/YaaH family transporter translates to MDNGVSAGSTASTSTLGNIALGLTLLAFGIGHTGVVSGVTVADSVSLAMYVGGLALFVLGLLEFRGGNGFNGTAFAGLGAFWFTWAGGADGKVSPHAAGLFLALFALLALTLTVSAASGLFGQGVYALLTLSLVLLAIGAFAGGDGLGKAAGWVAALSGLLAWYGATAALAHWPTALGKASGSGAVAAG